The genomic segment CAGTGATTTATCATTTAGTATTGCACCGCGCTTAAATGCGGCGGGTCGTTTGGCCGATATGTCGTTAGGTATAGCTTGTCTGCTAGAAACAGACCGTAATCATGCGCATGAACTAGCGTTGCAGCTTAGTCAATTGAACGAGGAACGTCGTTCGATAGAAAACACCATGAAGCAAGAAGCTTTTATCATTTTAGAAAAATTGATCGAAAAGAAGCCTTTGGAAAAAGGAATTTGTTTATTCGATACGCGTTGGCATCAAGGTGTCATCGGTTTGTTGGCTTCGCGATTAACCGAGCGTTTACATAGACCGACGATTATTTTTGCTGAGGGCCATCAAGCCGATGAATTAAAAGGCTCAGCGCGTTCTATTAGCGGCTTGCATATTCGTGATCTATTGGAAAGCATTGCAACGCGTCATCCACATTTAATCAATAAATTTGGCGGACATGCGATGGCAGCGGGTTTGAGTTTGAAAAAAGATTCGTTTGCTGAGTTTGCTAAACTTTTTCAGCATGAATGCGAACAGCAATTGCGCCCAGAAATGCTACAGGCCACTTGTTATACCGATGGTGAATTAACCCAGCAAGAGTTAACTTTAGATCTAGCCGAACGGTTACGTTATGACGCCGGCCCATGGGGTCAAGATTTTCCGGAGCCGTTATTTGAAGGATGCTTTCGTTTACTTGCGCAGCGTTTGGTGGGCGATAAACACTTAAAGATGACCTTAGCCAGTCAAGATGCGGGTAGTAAACAAATGGATGCCATTGCTTTTAATGTCAATCTAAGTCATTGGCCCAATCACCGCGTCGAACGTATTAATGCGCGCTATCGTTTAGGCGTAAACTATTATCAAGGTCGCAAAACCTTACAGTTGATGGTTGAGAATTTAGAGCCTATATAAAATTCAAGGGCGAAGAGTATAAAAAAAGGCCGATGCAATCGGCCTTCTATTTAACAAAATTAAGCTATATAAATTAAGCCTTAATTGTGTTTTTTTCTGTTTGGGCTTTTTCTGCTGCTGAATTAAGCGTGTTTAGCTCGTCCAGTTTAGCGGTGTCTTTTGCTTGTTTAGGATCTGTTTTTCTTTCCAAGGAAACTTTTTTGTGACCTTTTCTATGATGAACAGCTTCCTTTTTAGCAGGGGTTACTGCCGCTGGCTGGTTTGCATCAGTAGCAGGATTCATAGTCGTAAATGTGCTAGTCGCTGCGAAAGCAGGGATAGCTAAGACCGCACTGCTTAAACCGATGACGAGAGCTTGTTTCAATTTCATGACGAGGACTCCAAATTGTTATTATTATAAAACAGGCTTTGTGTAACAAAGCTAGTGAGGCTATCATACCAGTAAAAAACCAGCATGGAAGCCCCCTTATTAGAAATAAATCATGCTAAAGCCGCAGAAACAGTCGATCAGTTCGTATATGATAGCACCCATGATGGGTTGGACCACCCGTCATTACCGCTATTTTTTCAGGTTAATTTGTAAAAAAGCCTTACTTTATACGGAAATGCTGACTACAGGCGCTATTTTAAATAGTCCGCAACGCGAACGCTTATTAAGTTTTGATCCCAGCGAAAAAGCGCTGGCGATACAATTGGGCGGTGGCATCGCTTCCGATCTCGCACAGGCGGCCAAAATAGTCGAAGCTTATGGTTATTCTGAGATTAATCTGAATGTCGGTTGTCCGAGTGATAGAGTGCAATCCGGTTGTTTCGGTGCGGTATTACTTAAAGATCCGGCGCGGGTCGTTGATTGTGTCGCTGAAATGTGTGCGGCAGTTAAATTACCTATTACGGTTAAAACTCGAATTGGCGTCGATGATTACGAAAGCTATGACTATTTAGCGCAATTTATCCAACAAGTGAGTTTAGCAGGCTGCCAAACGTTTATTATTCATGCGCGTAAAGCTTGGTTATCAGGATTAAGTCCTAAAGAAAACCGTGAAATTCCACCTTTAAATTATAGTTGGGTGTATCGTATTAAACGCGATTTTCCGCATTTAAATATCGTTATCAATGGCGGAATAACTTGTTTAAGCATAGCGCAGGAACATTTACAACACGTCGATGCGGTCATGATAGGTCGTGCTGCTTGGCATAATCCCTATCTGTTTGCTGAACTCGATCAATTTCTCAGTCCAGAGGAAGCATTAATTATTCCTAGTCGACTCGCTATCGTTTTACACTATTTGCCTTATCTAGAACGTGCTTTCATGTCAGATGAAAACTTGACGCATTTAATGCAACCTTTATTTGGTTTATTTCATGGCGTAGCGGGCGGCAGACGCTGGCGACAAAAATTAAGTGAAATCTTACAGCTCGGGAATCCGTTAAGGATAAAAGAGATCGTGCAAGAAATGTATTGATCGTATTGCGGTATTAAATATTAATCGTCGGCGAGCACCGTAGCATTTAAACGTCATGGCGAGCACCATAGCATTTAAACGTCATTGCGAGCGCCGTAGGTGCGCGGCAATCTAGGAATATCAATTGTGGTGGCGACGCGAATGACTGCGCTCGCCATGACGGGATTTAATAGCTCGCTGGTTCTACCCATTGATATAAAGCGAAAGACTCAGGTGTACACTTAAGACAGCGTGTCGCGCAGCTCGGAGTTTTAAGACATTTTTTTACACAACCTTTGTGTATTAAAAGTTCTAAGAGGGCTAAGGTTTCTTCTTGCTTGGTGCCAAAGGTTTGTAAAATTAGTGATAGATTCACTAATTTTTTTTCAGCAATAAATTTTTTTAAAGTGAGTAAGCTAATCATGACAGTTGTCTCGACTGGATGAAGTAGGAAGAGGTAATGCAGTGAGTGTAATTGCTTGGGAAGATAAGCCAATACGCGTTACAAACAACGCAGTAGCAACGATGAGATACCAAACCATGGTCGTTAGAGGATGTTGGCTAAATGTGCCTGTTTGATAAAATAAAGTAGCGACGGCATAGGCAATTCCGGTGCTCCATGCCATAGAAAAATAAGCCCAGCCCCTGCCGATTTCACGCTGCATTACCGCCATGGTCGAGATACAGGGAAAATACAATAAAATAAATAATAAATAAGCAAAAGCGCCCAGTTTGCCGGCGAAATAATGCGACATCACACCATAAACCCCTTGCGTGACTTCAGGTGCCTCGGCTTTAAGCGCCATGGGATTACTTAGCGTCTTGCCCAACTCACGTAAATTTTTAGGGATAGATAATACCGCGGTTTTTAATTCGTCGCTTATTGTGGACTGTTCGGCTTGTTCTGTCAGCTGACCGACTTGTGAATATAAAGTATTCAAAGTTCCGACTACCACTTCTTTGGCTAATAAACCGGTCGCTAAACCCACTGTGGCTGGCCAATTATCACTTTGTATACCCATCGGCGCAAATATCGGAGTAATACTTTTTCCAATACTGGATAATACGGAATGTTGATTGGCTTCACCGGTGACGAGTTTGCCATGCATGCTAATCGTATTTAAAAAACCTATTAATATACAAATTGGAATAATAAAACGACCCGCTTTAAATAAAAATAATTTCAAACGCTGCCAAGTACTGCGAAAAATAGTGCCCCAATGCGGCCAATGATAGGTCGGTAATTCCAAGATCATGGGTGTTGTTTCTGCTTTTAAGCGCGTCGAACGTAATAATAAACCCGTGAGTATGGCTGTTAGTATGCCTATGCCATACAAGGCGAAAATAATTAAGGCTCCACCTTGTGGAAAAAAAGCGGCGACAAATAAGATGTAGACAGTGAGACGCGCGCCACAGGACATAAAAGGCGCCATCATCACCGTTAAAATACGATCCCGCGGTGAGGCAAGTGTGCGTGTCGCCATTACTGTCGGGACATTACAACCAAAACCAACAATTAGTGGAACAAAGGCTTTTCCCGGTAAGCCGATGGCTCCCATTAGTTTATCGACCACAAATGCAGCGCGCGCCATGTAACCGGAGTCTTCTAATAAGGATAAAAATAAAAACATCGCACCAATGACAGGTATAAAGCTAATCGTGGTATTAATACCTTTACCTAAACCATTGGCAATTAATGCAATTAGCCAAATGGGTAAATGCCAGTGCGTTAAGACATTGATAGTGCCATGAATAAACAATGCGGTGCTGCCGATATCAAAAAAATCTTGAAAAGCGCCACCGACATTAATGGCAAATAAAAAAAGTGAGTACATCACTAACAAGAAAATAGGAATACCCAACCAACGATTCAAAATAATACGATCGATGCGCGCGGTGAAAGTTATACCCGGTGTGTGTGTGATTAAACTTTGCTTTAAAATGGACTGTATCCAAGCATAGCGTGCATCGGCTATCAGTAAATCAACTTCTTCGCCGTGTTGTGTTTTGACTATCTCAATCAGTGATTGTGCAAAGTTAAGTTCTTCTGCTGTGACAAAGTTGCGCGCAAGTGCATCATCTTCTAATAGTCGACAGGCTAACCAATTTTTAGGGAGTGATTTTGTGGATAATTTTTCTGCGAGTGTTTGTACAGCGCTTTTTAATAAGGGCTCAAGAGCATAAGGGAAAGTAGAATGTGTTGGAATAGTGTTGGATAAGGC from the Rickettsiella endosymbiont of Aleochara curtula genome contains:
- a CDS encoding FeoC-like transcriptional regulator, which codes for MISLLTLKKFIAEKKLVNLSLILQTFGTKQEETLALLELLIHKGCVKKCLKTPSCATRCLKCTPESFALYQWVEPASY
- the feoB gene encoding Fe(2+) transporter permease subunit FeoB; protein product: MQKNKIIAIAGNPNCGKTVIFNALTGGRQKVGNWAGVTVEQKSGYFNVGATNYEIVDLPGTYSLSVVANNCAMDECIACNYLVSNRPDVVINVLDASNLERQLYLTTQLLEMQIPVIIALNMMDIAKRRGSHINIQKLSRLLKCPIIPLTATRGMGIQELRQALSNTIPTHSTFPYALEPLLKSAVQTLAEKLSTKSLPKNWLACRLLEDDALARNFVTAEELNFAQSLIEIVKTQHGEEVDLLIADARYAWIQSILKQSLITHTPGITFTARIDRIILNRWLGIPIFLLVMYSLFLFAINVGGAFQDFFDIGSTALFIHGTINVLTHWHLPIWLIALIANGLGKGINTTISFIPVIGAMFLFLSLLEDSGYMARAAFVVDKLMGAIGLPGKAFVPLIVGFGCNVPTVMATRTLASPRDRILTVMMAPFMSCGARLTVYILFVAAFFPQGGALIIFALYGIGILTAILTGLLLRSTRLKAETTPMILELPTYHWPHWGTIFRSTWQRLKLFLFKAGRFIIPICILIGFLNTISMHGKLVTGEANQHSVLSSIGKSITPIFAPMGIQSDNWPATVGLATGLLAKEVVVGTLNTLYSQVGQLTEQAEQSTISDELKTAVLSIPKNLRELGKTLSNPMALKAEAPEVTQGVYGVMSHYFAGKLGAFAYLLFILLYFPCISTMAVMQREIGRGWAYFSMAWSTGIAYAVATLFYQTGTFSQHPLTTMVWYLIVATALFVTRIGLSSQAITLTALPLPTSSSRDNCHD
- the recJ gene encoding single-stranded-DNA-specific exonuclease RecJ, whose amino-acid sequence is MNKTIHRREFKLIETLKHLHPILQRVYAARGILSAQELDYRLSNLLHYQSLSGIEAAAQCLGNAVMQQQRLLIVGDFDSDGATSSALAVSALRAFGAQQVDFLVPNRFEYGYGLTPEIVELALRTKKPDVIVTVDNGISSHEGVIAAKAAGLKVVITDHHLQAATLPAADALVNPQQNGDQFPSKNLAGVGVIFYVILALRQYLRSQAWFEKASIPVPNMLQFLDLVALGTVADLVSLDRNNRLLVSQGLQWIKAGKARPGIYALLKLAKREVEYLVASDLSFSIAPRLNAAGRLADMSLGIACLLETDRNHAHELALQLSQLNEERRSIENTMKQEAFIILEKLIEKKPLEKGICLFDTRWHQGVIGLLASRLTERLHRPTIIFAEGHQADELKGSARSISGLHIRDLLESIATRHPHLINKFGGHAMAAGLSLKKDSFAEFAKLFQHECEQQLRPEMLQATCYTDGELTQQELTLDLAERLRYDAGPWGQDFPEPLFEGCFRLLAQRLVGDKHLKMTLASQDAGSKQMDAIAFNVNLSHWPNHRVERINARYRLGVNYYQGRKTLQLMVENLEPI
- the dusA gene encoding tRNA dihydrouridine(20/20a) synthase DusA codes for the protein MLKPQKQSISSYMIAPMMGWTTRHYRYFFRLICKKALLYTEMLTTGAILNSPQRERLLSFDPSEKALAIQLGGGIASDLAQAAKIVEAYGYSEINLNVGCPSDRVQSGCFGAVLLKDPARVVDCVAEMCAAVKLPITVKTRIGVDDYESYDYLAQFIQQVSLAGCQTFIIHARKAWLSGLSPKENREIPPLNYSWVYRIKRDFPHLNIVINGGITCLSIAQEHLQHVDAVMIGRAAWHNPYLFAELDQFLSPEEALIIPSRLAIVLHYLPYLERAFMSDENLTHLMQPLFGLFHGVAGGRRWRQKLSEILQLGNPLRIKEIVQEMY